In Pseudomonadota bacterium, one genomic interval encodes:
- a CDS encoding HD domain-containing protein, with the protein MENQITLWKYWIPVLENELDCEMKKAPSPSEVHARDHILRVLRRCIRLGEKLDADLEILVAAVYLHDLGRHYIDDKAHGALSALKAQPVLERIGFPQEKRDAVLHAIRVHDVAATPEDRTTLESKILYDADKIDTLGVVGVLRYIRHFYGKKPVDYILDDIDARWEGLALPETRSMALQDYKYIKDYFAQLKEELGADA; encoded by the coding sequence AACTCTTTGGAAGTATTGGATTCCGGTGCTTGAGAATGAACTTGACTGTGAGATGAAAAAGGCGCCTTCACCATCTGAAGTGCATGCCAGGGATCATATCCTCCGTGTGCTGAGGCGATGCATCCGCCTTGGAGAAAAGCTTGATGCTGACCTTGAGATACTGGTTGCGGCAGTTTATCTGCACGATCTCGGGCGTCACTACATTGATGACAAGGCTCATGGTGCTCTCAGCGCCCTAAAGGCACAGCCGGTTCTCGAAAGGATTGGCTTCCCGCAGGAAAAAAGAGACGCTGTCTTGCATGCAATCAGAGTACATGATGTCGCTGCCACCCCGGAAGACAGGACAACCCTTGAGTCAAAGATTCTGTACGATGCTGACAAAATTGATACATTGGGGGTCGTGGGCGTTCTGAGGTACATCCGGCACTTTTACGGAAAGAAACCCGTAGACTATATACTCGATGACATTGATGCCAGATGGGAGGGACTTGCCCTTCCAGAGACGCGAAGCATGGCCTTACAGGACTATAAATACATCAAGGACTATTTCGCACAGTTGAAAGAGGAGCTGGGAGCGGATGCGTAA